In Thalassococcus sp. S3, the sequence TCGGTTTGTTGTGCTCATAAGTTAAAGGTGTGGTGAAGCGCGTGCCCGTTAGAACCGGCCACGCGCGGCACTCACGATTTACTGCTAAGCCACTCATCCACATCGGCACGCGCCTTTTCCTTTGACGCGCCGTACTTTTCCTGGATGACGCCCTCCAATTTCTCCCGGTCCCCATCAATCTGGTCCCAGTCGTCGTCGGTCAGGCGTCCCCACGTGCTTTGGGCTTCACCTTTGAGCTGTTTCCATTTTCCTTGAATTTGGTCCCAATTCATCGCTTCGCCTCCGAATATGTTGCGTTGCAGCATTCACCTAAACAACGTCCGCAGCCCGCTTCAGTTCCGTCAAAGCGCGATTTTCTCTGGCGGTCCGCCTTAGCGGGATAATCAGTAGTCCCGCTCTTCCGGTACGAACTCGCTGCGGGTGAAGGTCACGATCACCCGGTATTCGTCTGACGCTTCCTCGACTATGATCTCGCCGTCGAGTTGATTGACAAAAGCTTGTACCAACCGGTTGCCCAGACCTGTTCCGCTTGGCGGGGCGCGTTCGTCTGAGATGGAGTTGGCGATCTTCAGCTCGACCGTGTCATCCTCTTCTTCGATCAGGCTGACATCAATGGTGGGCGCTTGCCCCTCCGGTGCACGCGCGTATTTCAGCGCGTTCGTCATCAACTCGGACACCAGAAGCGAAAATGGGACCGCCTGATCCGGGAAGAGCTGAATGGTCTCGGCCGACACGTTGATGTTCTGCGGCACGATACTTTCAGAACCCAGTCTGGACATCTGACCGATCAGATCCTGGATCATCGCGCCGGCGTCGATCTTGTCGATGCGCTCGGTCTGATAAAGGCGCTGGTGGATCTTTGCCAGGCCCAGAACCCGATCCTGAAGCCGGCCCACGATCTGACGGGTTTCGGAATGGGTCGCCGTCCGCTGCTGCATGTTCATGATCGACGAGATGAGTTGGAGGTTGTTCTTGACCCGGTGATGCACTTCTTTCAGCAGAATGGATTTTTGATGGACGAGAGCGTCTTTCTGATTCAGCAGCTCATTTTGCGTTTTGATCAGCCCCTCCATCTCGCGCATGACGTTTTCGCGGTCGGCATCTTCCAGAATCACGCGATTGGCCATGGCGGCAAAGGTGTCGCGCATTTCGCTAAGCTCGCTTGGGACCGAGGAGCCCTTGAGCGGACTTGGTAAGGTACGATTGCGCGCGAAGGAGACCATCTGTCCGCGAAGGGATTTGACGTGGCGGATAACGAGGCGATCCAGGGCATAGACGGCAACGAGAACGCTGGCGATCCACATCAGGATCGGAAACGGTACGCTCCACACTGCGGGGCGGACCCTCGACGCGATCCCTTGGTCGGAAGTCCAGGTGCCCAGGGCGTAGACGGTCTCCGGTATGATGGAGACAACTGTGTAGACGCGCTCTTGCCCATTGCTGTCTTCAGCGACAAAGACGTCCGAGGTGGATCCGACGAACCTGGTCAGATCAAGATCCGGGGGAAGTTGCCGCATTGCGGTATCGACACCCCGTTCCGCTGTCAGGATCTGCCCGAACGCGTTGAAGGTCAGCAAGCCGATCGGCTTTTCCAGACGGGTCAAGTCTGCGGTCGGGTCGATCCAGTCATGAGGTA encodes:
- a CDS encoding CsbD family protein codes for the protein MNWDQIQGKWKQLKGEAQSTWGRLTDDDWDQIDGDREKLEGVIQEKYGASKEKARADVDEWLSSKS
- a CDS encoding sensor histidine kinase encodes the protein MITIPTARKRKGLVFRVTVFLSVALAPIGIIAVLQTLEVMHQTARSSELSVLTLTRDAASREQLSLERAFGAAEALGAVALSLRRDGERCDSYLRQFIEANPKYSFVGLLPRDGIMTCSSTEQEYDFTTFDRFDEIMETPRPVVEANFNAPLSGTSVVIVSQPVFEEDSFVGYLTLSIPHDWIDPTADLTRLEKPIGLLTFNAFGQILTAERGVDTAMRQLPPDLDLTRFVGSTSDVFVAEDSNGQERVYTVVSIIPETVYALGTWTSDQGIASRVRPAVWSVPFPILMWIASVLVAVYALDRLVIRHVKSLRGQMVSFARNRTLPSPLKGSSVPSELSEMRDTFAAMANRVILEDADRENVMREMEGLIKTQNELLNQKDALVHQKSILLKEVHHRVKNNLQLISSIMNMQQRTATHSETRQIVGRLQDRVLGLAKIHQRLYQTERIDKIDAGAMIQDLIGQMSRLGSESIVPQNINVSAETIQLFPDQAVPFSLLVSELMTNALKYARAPEGQAPTIDVSLIEEEDDTVELKIANSISDERAPPSGTGLGNRLVQAFVNQLDGEIIVEEASDEYRVIVTFTRSEFVPEERDY